In the Ignavibacteriales bacterium genome, one interval contains:
- a CDS encoding response regulator transcription factor: MNKIRILLADDHPMVRSGLIKLLEPYKEFVVVGEAGDGEEAVAMTKKLEPDIVIIDLSMPKLSGIEATKLIRKNNPTTKVLVLTMHDNEEYVYQIFKCGAGGYMLKNTGKDDLAAAIRAVAKGETFFSPRVSEIMVNAYLRKADVREELPLSNEDVLLTKREKEILFYIADGLNNSQIAEKLFISARTVDTHRTNIMQKLDIHDAANLVRYALSKKEKHRSNP, from the coding sequence ATGAATAAAATCCGAATTCTTCTCGCGGATGATCATCCGATGGTTCGCAGCGGTCTTATTAAATTATTAGAACCGTACAAAGAATTTGTCGTGGTCGGTGAAGCCGGCGATGGGGAAGAAGCAGTTGCGATGACTAAGAAGTTGGAACCTGATATTGTTATCATCGATCTCTCGATGCCGAAACTTTCAGGAATTGAAGCCACAAAGCTTATACGAAAAAATAATCCCACCACCAAAGTTCTTGTGCTGACGATGCACGATAACGAAGAATATGTGTATCAGATATTTAAGTGCGGTGCCGGCGGCTATATGTTGAAAAATACAGGGAAAGATGACCTTGCCGCCGCCATACGTGCTGTAGCAAAAGGAGAGACCTTCTTTAGTCCGCGTGTCTCAGAAATTATGGTGAACGCATACTTGCGGAAAGCGGATGTACGGGAAGAACTTCCCCTCAGCAATGAAGACGTCCTTCTCACGAAACGTGAAAAGGAAATCCTCTTCTATATTGCGGATGGATTAAACAATTCCCAGATAGCCGAAAAACTTTTCATCAGCGCAAGAACAGTCGACACGCATCGAACAAACATCATGCAAAAGCTCGATATCCACGACGCCGCCAATCTTGTCCGATACGCATTGAGCAAGAAAGAGAAACATCGTTCAAACCCCTAA
- a CDS encoding PAS domain S-box protein produces MWKSSTSNESLLTPPAKHTLTFLLCGGLLLTFLLVVSIYFLQKPALYFVLIGFCFILFLLIAQRNRKISYGLKQFNAVLNSSSNPIHVTDGSGVTRYANPAFLQWSGMNQSSVIGQNLFDLMKITTHTGSKESGWSSAKSDLVSDKVWKGEVEFARPDGQMAIADLILSPVLDANGTLLECIALHKDLAERKEFTRKMIETQRQYRSIVESSLDGIMIVQNERLVYVNPSAINIFGYASAEEMQSLHFTETVAPPNKPYLTLTPDGRSIGDEVLRNYELRGLTKQGKMIDLEANAHVIAWNDHPAVQASFRTITERKMLEREQTLWLWEQETLSDIDRKLVGVVDLNKIFAAILQHTLNLTRAHFGGVLLFDESNLHIQWNSMCGNTLQHTAEMFQPSDTLRDILRREDPLIIQNSKTNTQYPLSRLSLVGEEQLISTAWLPLIVEGKHRGMLVVGYRQYHDFAGREMRLLTSLAEKHSIAMVNAQLYTDLLQREKELEILSGARVQAQEDERRRIAREIHDGLGQMLTAIKFNLEILEDMITAGKDERERIDDMKNLLDSVMKEAREISYNLMPSVLEDFGLAPALQLLSEQFANRTNVKVQFQAHGVNDRFDTNLEIGLYRIAQESLNNISKHAEATEVNLQIIHHSKGIRLVIEDNGKGITTQPSLIRATGKGGMGLPGMRDRASSIGGALTIDSTPNHGTLITVEVPILKSNTHE; encoded by the coding sequence GTGTGGAAAAGTAGTACATCAAACGAAAGCCTTCTTACACCGCCTGCGAAACACACGTTGACGTTTTTACTTTGCGGCGGCCTGCTCCTGACGTTTCTATTAGTTGTAAGTATATATTTCTTACAGAAGCCCGCGTTATATTTTGTACTCATCGGATTTTGTTTTATTCTCTTCTTGCTGATAGCACAGCGAAATCGAAAAATTAGTTACGGTCTCAAACAGTTCAATGCAGTGCTGAACTCTTCCTCAAATCCAATCCACGTAACTGATGGCAGCGGTGTAACTCGTTATGCAAATCCGGCATTTCTACAATGGAGTGGAATGAATCAATCTTCCGTTATAGGACAGAATCTTTTCGATCTTATGAAAATCACTACCCATACGGGGAGTAAAGAAAGTGGCTGGTCTTCGGCGAAATCAGATCTTGTATCTGATAAGGTATGGAAAGGAGAAGTGGAATTTGCACGACCAGACGGACAAATGGCTATTGCAGATTTGATTCTTTCCCCAGTCCTTGATGCGAACGGAACGCTTTTAGAATGCATCGCCTTGCACAAGGACCTCGCGGAAAGAAAAGAGTTTACGCGAAAAATGATCGAAACGCAGCGCCAGTACCGCAGTATTGTAGAAAGCTCGCTCGACGGGATTATGATCGTGCAGAATGAACGGCTCGTGTATGTCAATCCATCAGCAATCAATATCTTCGGTTATGCATCAGCGGAAGAAATGCAATCGCTTCATTTTACGGAAACCGTTGCTCCGCCGAACAAACCATACCTTACGCTGACGCCTGATGGTCGTTCCATAGGAGACGAAGTCCTGAGGAATTACGAGCTGCGCGGTTTGACGAAACAGGGAAAGATGATAGACCTGGAAGCAAACGCACATGTGATTGCATGGAATGATCATCCAGCTGTGCAAGCGTCGTTTCGTACTATCACCGAACGAAAAATGCTCGAACGCGAACAGACGCTCTGGCTCTGGGAACAAGAAACACTCAGTGATATCGACCGAAAACTTGTTGGTGTTGTCGATTTGAATAAAATATTTGCCGCAATTTTGCAGCACACATTAAACCTGACACGTGCACATTTTGGCGGTGTTCTCCTGTTTGATGAATCAAATTTGCACATACAATGGAATTCGATGTGCGGCAACACACTTCAGCATACGGCAGAAATGTTCCAACCCAGTGACACGCTGCGTGATATTCTCAGAAGGGAAGATCCGCTGATTATACAAAATTCCAAGACCAATACACAATATCCGCTTTCCCGGCTTTCACTTGTTGGAGAGGAACAACTTATTTCAACTGCATGGCTTCCGTTGATTGTAGAAGGAAAGCATAGGGGGATGCTTGTTGTAGGATACCGCCAGTACCACGATTTTGCCGGACGCGAGATGCGGCTGCTTACCTCGCTTGCCGAGAAACATTCTATCGCAATGGTCAACGCTCAACTGTATACAGATCTTCTTCAACGGGAAAAAGAATTAGAAATTCTCTCCGGCGCACGTGTGCAGGCGCAGGAAGACGAACGCAGACGCATCGCACGAGAAATCCATGACGGTCTTGGTCAGATGCTGACCGCTATCAAATTCAATCTTGAAATTCTGGAAGATATGATTACGGCGGGCAAGGATGAACGTGAACGTATTGATGATATGAAGAATTTGCTTGACAGCGTGATGAAGGAAGCGCGCGAAATTTCATACAACCTGATGCCGAGCGTCCTTGAGGATTTTGGATTGGCGCCTGCGCTTCAGCTTCTGAGCGAACAATTTGCTAATCGAACGAATGTGAAAGTTCAATTTCAAGCGCATGGTGTCAACGACCGGTTCGACACAAATTTGGAAATAGGCCTGTACAGAATCGCGCAAGAGTCGCTCAATAATATATCGAAGCATGCAGAAGCCACAGAGGTCAATCTGCAAATTATTCATCATAGCAAGGGCATTCGCCTCGTTATCGAAGACAATGGAAAGGGCATCACCACTCAGCCAAGCCTTATCCGTGCAACAGGCAAGGGCGGTATGGGATTGCCGGGTATGCGCGACCGCGCTTCTTCGATCGGCGGCGCACTCACCATTGATTCGACGCCGAACCATGGAACACTGATTACTGTCGAAGTACCAATACTAAAATCGAATACTCATGAATAA
- the gcvH gene encoding glycine cleavage system protein GcvH — MNFPEHVKYTADHEWIRVEGQFGWIGITDYAQSELGDIVYIEIPAVGTKVEKGKSFGTIEAVKAVSDLFAPVAGEVVEVNAEMKDHPEVVNKDPYGKGWMVKIAITEPAQLDTLLDVQAYKTLVGK, encoded by the coding sequence ATGAACTTCCCCGAACATGTGAAATATACAGCAGACCATGAATGGATCCGAGTTGAAGGACAATTTGGCTGGATTGGAATTACGGATTATGCCCAAAGTGAATTAGGAGATATTGTGTACATTGAGATACCTGCCGTTGGAACAAAAGTAGAAAAAGGTAAATCATTTGGAACGATTGAAGCTGTAAAAGCCGTCTCCGATTTGTTTGCACCTGTCGCCGGCGAAGTGGTCGAAGTGAATGCAGAGATGAAAGATCATCCGGAAGTTGTCAATAAAGATCCATACGGAAAAGGATGGATGGTAAAGATCGCGATCACCGAGCCTGCTCAGTTGGACACGCTCCTCGACGTGCAAGCATACAAAACACTCGTAGGAAAGTAG
- the accC gene encoding acetyl-CoA carboxylase biotin carboxylase subunit, producing the protein MFKKILIANRGEIALRIIRAARELGIKTVAVYSEADRDSLHVKFADEAVCIGPPSSKQSYLNIPRLIAAAEVTDADAIHPGYGFLAENANFADICASSGLTFIGPRPDAITSMGDKALAKETMKKAGVPVVPGSEGTISDITEAKKIADEIGLPVIIKATAGGGGRGMRIVRSLEELENAYLTAKHEAETAFGNAAVYIEKYIEEPRHVEIQIMGDQYGTVVHFGERDCSIQRRHQKLAEESPSPALTPELREAMGLAAVKGAKSVRYVGAGTVEFLLDKDKSFYFMEMNTRIQVEHPVSEEVMGVDLLKLQIQMAAGERLKKIQVKPQWHVIECRINAEDPAMGFRPSPGKITSLHFPGGFGVRVDTHIYAGYVIPPYYDSLIAKLIVKAKTREEAITKMYYALDEFIIEGIKTTIPFHKKLMLNDKFKSGDFDTKFIESFVFDD; encoded by the coding sequence TTGTTTAAGAAAATCCTTATAGCAAATCGGGGGGAAATTGCGCTGCGTATCATTCGCGCTGCCCGTGAATTAGGAATCAAGACGGTTGCCGTGTACTCCGAAGCTGATCGTGATTCTCTTCATGTCAAGTTTGCCGATGAAGCTGTTTGCATCGGTCCGCCGTCAAGCAAGCAGAGTTACCTCAATATTCCGCGTTTGATTGCCGCTGCAGAAGTGACAGATGCCGATGCTATTCATCCCGGGTACGGCTTCCTTGCAGAAAATGCAAACTTCGCCGATATCTGCGCATCATCCGGCCTCACGTTCATCGGTCCTCGTCCGGATGCAATTACTTCTATGGGCGACAAAGCGCTTGCGAAAGAAACCATGAAGAAAGCGGGAGTGCCTGTCGTACCGGGGAGCGAAGGTACTATTTCAGATATTACTGAAGCAAAAAAGATCGCGGATGAGATTGGTCTTCCTGTTATCATTAAAGCAACAGCAGGAGGCGGGGGGAGAGGTATGCGCATTGTCCGTTCGCTCGAAGAACTGGAGAATGCATACCTGACAGCAAAGCACGAAGCGGAAACTGCATTTGGGAATGCAGCAGTCTATATTGAAAAATACATAGAAGAACCTCGTCATGTCGAAATTCAGATTATGGGCGATCAGTACGGAACGGTTGTCCATTTCGGCGAACGCGATTGCAGTATTCAACGAAGGCACCAAAAGTTAGCCGAGGAATCACCGTCACCAGCACTTACTCCAGAACTTCGCGAAGCAATGGGCCTTGCGGCAGTGAAAGGTGCAAAAAGTGTCAGATATGTTGGAGCAGGGACTGTGGAGTTCTTGTTAGACAAAGACAAGAGCTTCTATTTCATGGAGATGAACACACGCATTCAAGTAGAGCATCCAGTTTCGGAAGAAGTCATGGGAGTAGATTTATTGAAGCTGCAGATCCAAATGGCTGCGGGAGAGCGCCTGAAAAAAATTCAGGTGAAACCGCAATGGCATGTCATTGAATGCCGCATCAATGCAGAAGATCCGGCAATGGGATTCCGGCCAAGCCCAGGTAAGATTACGAGTCTGCATTTCCCCGGCGGTTTTGGCGTGCGTGTCGATACGCATATTTATGCCGGCTATGTGATTCCGCCGTACTACGATTCGTTAATTGCCAAGTTGATTGTGAAAGCCAAAACCAGAGAAGAAGCGATTACGAAGATGTACTACGCGCTGGATGAATTTATCATCGAAGGAATCAAGACCACGATTCCATTCCACAAAAAGTTGATGTTGAATGATAAATTTAAAAGCGGCGATTTCGATACAAAGTTTATCGAATCATTTGTGTTTGATGATTAA
- the accB gene encoding acetyl-CoA carboxylase biotin carboxyl carrier protein yields MNLSYIKKIIKLVENSSIDELELEEEGTKIKVARNRNSGVFVQTANSAQMAVPQATPSHILQPAESVNPASHGVPSESKYHEVRSPIVGTFYRAPSPDAEPYVEVGQTVQVGSVMCIVEAMKLMNEIESDCNGTVVNIVAENGKPVEYNQVLFLIEKA; encoded by the coding sequence ATGAACCTTTCTTATATAAAAAAAATTATCAAACTGGTCGAAAACAGTTCGATCGACGAGTTAGAGCTTGAAGAAGAAGGGACGAAAATCAAAGTTGCGCGTAATCGCAACTCTGGGGTTTTCGTACAGACTGCAAATTCTGCACAAATGGCAGTACCGCAAGCCACACCATCACATATTCTCCAGCCCGCAGAATCGGTCAATCCTGCATCACACGGTGTTCCGTCGGAATCAAAATATCATGAGGTTCGTTCACCCATTGTTGGTACTTTTTATCGTGCCCCATCTCCCGATGCAGAACCATATGTCGAAGTAGGGCAGACAGTACAGGTCGGTTCGGTTATGTGCATTGTTGAAGCGATGAAATTAATGAATGAAATAGAATCAGATTGCAACGGCACTGTAGTGAATATCGTTGCAGAGAACGGCAAACCAGTCGAATATAATCAAGTTTTGTTTCTGATTGAGAAGGCGTAG
- the efp gene encoding elongation factor P, protein MASTSDFRIGMVIVFNGELHRIEEYIHRTPGNLRAFVQAKLRNLRSGRVTETRFRSGEEVEEIRVEQKEFQYLFHDGASYQFMDKQSYEQMPVDEKALGEGAKFLKEGETVQLQMVGLDIVGAEIPQHVELKVTETEPGIKGNTATGALKPATVETGASINVPLFINEGDVIRVDTRTGKYLERVNS, encoded by the coding sequence ATGGCTTCAACTTCTGATTTTCGTATTGGCATGGTTATAGTATTTAATGGAGAATTACACAGGATTGAGGAATATATTCACCGAACTCCGGGAAATCTTCGTGCTTTCGTGCAAGCAAAGCTTCGCAATCTTAGGAGTGGTCGGGTAACAGAAACCCGCTTTCGGTCTGGCGAAGAGGTGGAAGAAATCCGCGTTGAGCAGAAAGAATTCCAATATCTCTTCCACGATGGCGCCAGTTATCAATTTATGGATAAACAGAGCTACGAGCAGATGCCAGTGGACGAAAAGGCATTGGGCGAAGGCGCAAAATTTTTAAAGGAAGGCGAAACAGTCCAACTGCAGATGGTGGGTTTGGATATTGTTGGAGCGGAAATCCCGCAGCATGTGGAGTTAAAAGTTACCGAAACGGAGCCGGGTATTAAAGGTAATACCGCAACCGGTGCTTTAAAACCGGCCACTGTAGAAACCGGCGCGAGTATCAATGTACCGCTCTTTATCAACGAGGGCGATGTTATTCGGGTGGATACAAGAACAGGTAAATATTTAGAACGCGTGAATAGTTAA
- a CDS encoding hybrid sensor histidine kinase/response regulator produces MTKRILCIEDDAGMRKVVRLLLEMSGYEMEEATDGKEGVDLALRILPDLIVCDIRMPGMDGFETLEELHRHESTAHIPFVFLTGEDPRTHLRKGMNLGASDFILKPIDADDFIHAVQVRLDEADERKNESQRAIDELSESITRALPHELRTPMTGILGLAELLKSQAEEMAPEEIKGLAQSLFDSAVRMNQTLEKFWIHTQCLFLQNDQAKISASRQMGSQEAHQILTRVAEELASSFNRSTDLALNLSPISIAISEQYLKQLLQQVMDNAFKFSTVGTQVIISTARENEMGIITIKDNGRGMSEEQIKKIHMFMQFDRERHEQQGLGLGLMIAKRLTEIHGGNIFVNSIQGQGTTISLSLPLLPMK; encoded by the coding sequence ATGACAAAACGAATTTTATGTATTGAAGATGACGCTGGAATGCGGAAGGTGGTCCGACTATTGCTCGAAATGTCTGGATATGAAATGGAAGAAGCCACAGATGGAAAAGAGGGAGTGGATTTAGCATTGAGGATTCTGCCAGATCTCATTGTGTGTGATATCCGAATGCCGGGTATGGATGGATTTGAAACCCTGGAAGAATTGCACCGGCATGAATCGACTGCACACATTCCATTCGTTTTTTTGACAGGTGAAGACCCGCGCACTCATCTTCGAAAAGGGATGAATCTCGGTGCCAGCGATTTTATCCTCAAGCCGATTGATGCGGATGATTTCATTCATGCAGTGCAAGTGCGTTTGGACGAAGCCGATGAGAGGAAAAACGAATCGCAGCGCGCAATTGATGAATTGAGTGAAAGTATTACACGGGCACTGCCGCACGAACTGCGGACACCAATGACAGGGATATTAGGCTTAGCCGAACTTCTAAAATCGCAGGCAGAAGAAATGGCGCCTGAAGAAATTAAGGGCCTTGCACAGTCATTGTTTGATTCGGCTGTGCGGATGAATCAAACGCTGGAAAAATTTTGGATCCACACACAATGCCTGTTCCTCCAGAATGATCAAGCGAAGATTTCTGCATCTCGCCAAATGGGTTCTCAAGAAGCACATCAGATCCTTACGCGTGTTGCAGAAGAGCTTGCGTCTTCTTTTAACCGGTCCACCGACCTCGCCTTGAACCTCTCTCCCATCTCTATTGCAATTTCTGAACAATATTTAAAACAATTACTGCAGCAAGTGATGGACAATGCATTTAAATTTTCTACTGTCGGCACGCAAGTGATAATTTCGACTGCTCGCGAAAACGAAATGGGCATAATAACAATAAAAGACAATGGACGCGGAATGTCCGAAGAGCAAATCAAGAAGATTCATATGTTCATGCAATTCGATCGGGAACGGCATGAACAGCAAGGTCTGGGATTGGGATTGATGATTGCAAAACGTTTGACAGAAATTCACGGCGGCAATATTTTCGTAAACAGCATACAAGGGCAGGGAACGACTATTTCTCTTTCCCTGCCACTGCTCCCGATGAAATAG
- a CDS encoding twitching motility protein PilT, producing the protein MPVVSIRCYAELSDFLPPNQRFMTFPLSLPSNAVLKDLLNKIGIPSDVIDLALINNKPVGLTYHLEENDRVAFYPVFENFDISSVTKVRDHPLRQPKFILDVHLGKLAHHLRMFGFDTLYQNNWTKESLITISKNENRILLSRSKSLLDIESLTHAYLIKNIDPHFQIVEVLEWFDLYNLASPLTRCIKCNSKLQLVEKEAILSRIPLRVKDWCNEYQRCSSCDRIYWKGSHYQHMNACVQEIFSGRSHPDYPNKNN; encoded by the coding sequence ATGCCAGTTGTTTCTATTCGATGCTATGCTGAGTTGAGCGATTTTCTTCCGCCGAATCAGAGGTTCATGACTTTCCCTCTGTCTCTTCCGTCAAATGCAGTTTTAAAAGATCTCCTAAACAAAATCGGAATCCCTTCCGACGTCATTGACTTAGCCCTTATCAATAACAAACCAGTCGGCCTAACGTACCACCTGGAGGAAAACGATCGGGTCGCCTTTTATCCGGTATTTGAGAATTTCGACATCTCCTCCGTAACAAAAGTACGGGACCATCCTCTCCGTCAGCCGAAGTTTATCCTTGATGTGCATCTGGGAAAGCTCGCCCATCACCTACGGATGTTCGGTTTCGACACGCTCTATCAAAACAATTGGACGAAGGAATCCCTCATTACAATTTCAAAAAACGAAAATCGGATACTCTTAAGCAGAAGCAAGTCGTTATTGGATATCGAATCACTCACCCATGCTTATCTGATAAAGAACATAGATCCACACTTTCAAATTGTTGAAGTACTTGAGTGGTTTGATCTTTACAATTTGGCATCTCCATTGACTCGTTGTATCAAATGTAATTCAAAGCTTCAGCTTGTAGAGAAAGAAGCGATACTTTCACGAATTCCACTCAGGGTAAAGGATTGGTGCAACGAGTATCAGCGGTGCTCATCGTGCGACCGAATATACTGGAAAGGATCACACTATCAACACATGAATGCATGTGTGCAGGAAATCTTCTCTGGGCGGTCTCATCCCGATTATCCAAATAAAAATAATTGA
- a CDS encoding polysaccharide biosynthesis C-terminal domain-containing protein produces MLDKILRLGKETAIYGLSTVVGRLLNFLIVPFYANVLLPAENGVISNIYAYIAFAYVIFCYGMEPAYMRFVSSLELGDKKQNFSVPFLSLLATSVLLALAIHFNSPALASFLGVDSSQHYFIQYAGWILCLDALTIIPFASLRMEQKAKRFAALKIFNITANLLLNLGLILGLGMHAEGVFLANLLASGLTFLAMIGMVLRRLTFKFPVGLYKEILQFGLPYIPAGLAGIAMQVIDRPIVKALTNDATLGIYQLNYRLGIFMMLIVGMFDYAWRPFFLNHAKDADAKPLFAKVFTYFVLGAMSVFLTISLFIEDIVRMKFFGKQFFPPIYWQGVEIVPWVLLAYVFTGAYVVFVVGVYLEKKTKYLPFITGAGALLNVGANLFLIPKIGILGAALSTLFSYIVMATGMYFASQRFYRVEYEWNKVLTIAGSAACMFILYRVLHLQPLDPMSIVVKLVLVIAFGAALVLLKVIDAREMSEMKSIVQKVLTRSSSSKSSEELP; encoded by the coding sequence ATGCTGGATAAAATTCTCCGCCTTGGAAAAGAGACTGCCATCTACGGTTTGAGCACCGTTGTCGGGCGATTATTAAACTTTCTTATTGTCCCGTTTTATGCCAACGTTCTCCTGCCGGCCGAAAACGGCGTCATCTCTAATATCTATGCGTACATTGCTTTTGCTTACGTCATTTTTTGTTATGGCATGGAGCCGGCATATATGCGCTTTGTGTCATCTCTGGAACTTGGCGATAAGAAACAAAACTTCAGTGTTCCGTTTCTCTCTCTGTTAGCAACATCAGTTTTACTTGCGCTGGCAATCCATTTCAATTCACCTGCGCTGGCGTCATTCTTAGGTGTTGATTCATCACAACATTACTTTATACAATATGCAGGATGGATTCTTTGCTTAGATGCGCTGACGATCATTCCGTTCGCTTCTCTGCGAATGGAGCAGAAGGCGAAGCGATTTGCAGCATTAAAAATTTTCAACATCACAGCGAATCTTCTTCTCAATCTCGGATTGATACTTGGTCTCGGTATGCATGCTGAAGGAGTATTTCTCGCAAACCTCTTAGCATCCGGACTCACCTTTCTTGCAATGATTGGCATGGTGCTTCGACGGTTAACTTTCAAATTTCCCGTCGGATTATATAAAGAGATTCTTCAATTTGGTCTTCCGTATATTCCTGCCGGACTTGCAGGTATTGCGATGCAAGTGATCGATCGTCCAATCGTTAAAGCATTGACCAACGATGCAACGCTCGGAATCTACCAGCTCAATTACCGACTTGGCATTTTTATGATGCTCATTGTCGGAATGTTTGATTATGCTTGGCGGCCCTTTTTCCTCAATCACGCCAAAGATGCCGACGCAAAACCGCTCTTTGCAAAAGTGTTCACCTATTTTGTACTTGGTGCTATGTCCGTTTTCCTTACTATTTCGTTATTCATTGAAGACATTGTCCGGATGAAATTCTTTGGAAAACAATTCTTTCCGCCGATTTACTGGCAAGGAGTTGAGATCGTTCCCTGGGTACTGCTGGCGTATGTCTTCACCGGAGCGTACGTTGTGTTTGTCGTCGGTGTGTATCTTGAAAAGAAAACAAAATATCTTCCGTTTATTACCGGCGCTGGTGCATTGTTGAATGTTGGTGCAAACTTATTTCTCATTCCTAAAATAGGGATTCTTGGTGCAGCGCTTTCAACGTTGTTCAGTTATATCGTCATGGCGACGGGAATGTATTTTGCATCTCAGCGATTCTATCGAGTAGAGTACGAATGGAATAAAGTGTTGACGATTGCTGGGTCAGCAGCATGCATGTTTATACTATATCGTGTACTGCATTTACAGCCGCTTGATCCTATGAGTATAGTAGTGAAGCTTGTACTGGTGATTGCATTTGGAGCTGCATTGGTACTCCTGAAGGTGATTGATGCAAGAGAGATGAGTGAGATGAAATCGATTGTTCAGAAGGTATTAACGCGTTCCTCCTCTTCAAAGTCCTCAGAAGAACTGCCCTAA
- a CDS encoding thioesterase family protein — protein sequence MIKHITEIRVRYADTDQMKVVYHGKYFEYFEVGRAALIRSLGLPYSELETRGILLPVIEAFAKYRKPARYDDLLSIEAIVPELPKATLKIHYQVFRNHEEELLAEGYTIHSFLDVATGKPTRPPLYFMQIMEKALMTPVNSLGQD from the coding sequence ATGATAAAGCACATCACAGAAATCCGTGTTCGATATGCGGATACGGATCAAATGAAAGTTGTCTATCACGGAAAATATTTTGAATATTTTGAAGTAGGACGCGCTGCATTGATCCGTTCACTCGGATTACCTTACTCAGAGCTTGAAACCCGTGGTATTCTTCTCCCCGTCATTGAAGCATTTGCAAAATATCGAAAACCAGCCCGCTATGACGATCTGCTTTCTATTGAAGCGATCGTTCCAGAATTACCTAAAGCGACACTGAAAATACACTATCAAGTATTCCGAAATCATGAGGAAGAACTGCTTGCGGAAGGGTACACGATTCATAGCTTTTTAGATGTCGCCACAGGGAAACCAACACGGCCGCCGTTATATTTCATGCAAATTATGGAGAAGGCACTGATGACACCTGTGAACTCCTTAGGACAAGATTGA
- a CDS encoding acetyl-CoA carboxylase carboxyltransferase subunit alpha produces MAKVILDFERPILELEQKIMEMRNYADNLDIADEIATLEQKVDQLRMNVYSNLTRWQRVQLARHPDRPYTLDYIQLMTEDFIELHGDRRFGDDKAIVAGFCKIDTETVLIVGHQKGRDTRSNIYRNFGMPNPEGYRKALRLMQLAAKFGRPIITLLDTPGAYPGIGAEERGQGEAIARNMFEMSHLPVPIIIVVIGEGASGGALGIGVGDRVLMFENSWYSVISPESCSSILWRSWEYKEQAAEALKLTAPDLLEQGIIDRIIPEPKGGAHRNPKLMAQTLKETLLEELKALQKIKPDRLVHLRVEKFSKMGAWKEK; encoded by the coding sequence ATGGCAAAAGTTATACTGGATTTTGAACGTCCAATTCTTGAGCTTGAACAAAAAATTATGGAGATGCGCAATTACGCAGACAATCTCGATATTGCCGACGAAATCGCTACACTCGAACAAAAAGTGGATCAGCTTCGTATGAACGTTTATAGCAATTTGACACGGTGGCAGAGAGTCCAGCTTGCCCGGCATCCGGATCGGCCATATACGTTGGATTACATCCAACTCATGACGGAAGACTTTATAGAATTGCATGGCGATCGTCGATTTGGTGATGATAAAGCGATTGTTGCTGGTTTTTGCAAGATCGACACAGAAACAGTACTTATTGTCGGACATCAAAAAGGAAGAGACACACGCTCTAACATATACCGAAATTTTGGTATGCCTAATCCGGAAGGATACCGCAAAGCGCTTCGTTTGATGCAGCTTGCAGCTAAATTTGGCAGACCTATCATCACTCTGCTTGATACACCGGGAGCATATCCGGGAATAGGTGCGGAAGAGCGTGGTCAGGGTGAAGCGATTGCACGCAATATGTTCGAGATGTCGCATCTTCCCGTACCGATTATTATCGTTGTTATCGGTGAAGGAGCTTCAGGGGGCGCGCTCGGCATTGGCGTTGGTGATCGTGTGCTGATGTTTGAAAATTCCTGGTATTCTGTTATTTCACCGGAATCCTGTTCAAGCATCCTCTGGCGGAGTTGGGAATATAAAGAACAAGCGGCTGAAGCACTGAAGCTCACCGCGCCTGATTTATTAGAACAAGGAATCATTGATCGGATCATTCCAGAACCAAAAGGCGGTGCGCACCGCAATCCAAAACTGATGGCGCAGACGCTGAAAGAGACGCTTCTGGAGGAGCTGAAAGCGCTGCAAAAGATAAAACCGGATCGTCTCGTTCATCTTCGTGTCGAAAAGTTTTCGAAGATGGGCGCGTGGAAAGAGAAATAA